A portion of the Polaribacter cellanae genome contains these proteins:
- a CDS encoding SusC/RagA family TonB-linked outer membrane protein: MSYSTNIGISSVLKRVDVLDAYGFARLHADAKNNAYLDNVAGANINDDNATRISKGGFKYRIPEELTPYLNNEKGLINTNWQDKIFRTAVTQSHTLSINGGSEKSKYFTSLNYFTQEGTVIGSNLERFTGRFNYEGKLSDKVKYGIKLNPSRLNYSIVSSNGPIWNEGVVASALSQAPIFPVRNDDGTYNRGLLDWTFRHRVLSSEFVANPVAIANSVQDNIQTNRLVASSFLDFKLAQDLTYKTSFGIETNDIRRDFYRPQALETLFWLRFGPDAVSVSTNTSNWLLENTLNYKKNFGKHSLNLLGGYSVQKEDIKYTKATGRGFANDLVSTINAALNRDSETRREQWSLLSYLFRAQYNFDSKYYVSAAIRRDASSRFGANNKWGNFPSASVGWRLSKEKFLESSKTINELKLRASYGVTGNFQIPNYGAIALVGNSDYVTGDNNITNGLTQISSGNKELSWERTKTVDFGLNATLLDGLLTFEADYYDSETSDLLLNVNVPRVSGFSTQLQNIGKVSNKGFEFTVGLNKDFGDFSWRSSVNFATNKNEVLELGPEGDPIFADSGRGQSFITQIGKPIGSYYGYVVEGIYNTQAEIDAHLNSDSGTTQPGDFKFRDLDNNGKITVDDRQIIGDYQPDFTYGFTTSLKYKNIDFGFALQGVQGNEVLNTLRNYTAIPQGGVNNLAINANRWVSESNPGNGKVPRANFDTTGNNNVISSYYVEDGSYLKIQNITVGYNFAKELTKKMNLQSVRIALSAQNPFIFTKYSGYNPEVSSNPSNQLGQGEDFGTYPISKTFSLALNVKF; encoded by the coding sequence GTGTCTTATAGTACAAATATAGGAATTAGCAGTGTTTTAAAAAGAGTAGATGTTTTAGATGCTTACGGATTTGCAAGATTACATGCAGATGCTAAAAACAATGCTTATTTAGACAATGTTGCAGGAGCAAATATAAATGATGATAATGCTACTAGAATTTCTAAAGGAGGTTTTAAATACAGGATTCCAGAAGAATTAACTCCATATCTTAACAATGAAAAAGGTCTAATAAATACAAATTGGCAAGATAAGATTTTTAGAACTGCTGTTACACAAAGTCATACTTTGTCTATAAATGGTGGTAGCGAAAAAAGTAAATACTTTACTTCTTTAAATTATTTTACTCAAGAAGGTACAGTAATTGGTTCTAATTTAGAGCGTTTTACTGGAAGATTTAATTATGAAGGTAAATTGTCTGATAAAGTAAAATATGGTATCAAATTAAACCCATCCCGTTTAAATTATAGTATTGTTAGCTCTAATGGTCCTATTTGGAATGAAGGTGTTGTTGCTTCTGCATTATCTCAAGCACCAATATTTCCTGTAAGAAATGACGACGGAACCTATAATAGAGGTTTATTAGACTGGACTTTTAGACATAGAGTTTTATCTAGTGAATTTGTGGCTAATCCAGTAGCAATCGCAAATTCTGTGCAAGATAACATACAAACAAACAGATTAGTAGCTAGTAGTTTTTTAGACTTTAAACTGGCGCAAGATTTAACTTACAAAACTTCATTTGGTATCGAAACAAATGATATTAGAAGAGATTTTTATAGACCGCAAGCATTGGAAACATTATTCTGGTTAAGATTTGGACCAGATGCTGTTTCAGTTTCAACAAACACATCTAATTGGTTGTTAGAGAATACGTTAAATTATAAAAAGAACTTTGGCAAGCATAGTTTAAATCTTTTGGGTGGTTATTCCGTACAAAAAGAAGATATTAAGTACACAAAAGCAACAGGAAGAGGTTTTGCAAATGATTTGGTGTCAACCATAAATGCAGCATTAAATAGAGATTCAGAAACCAGAAGAGAACAATGGTCTTTATTATCTTATTTGTTTAGAGCACAATATAATTTCGATAGTAAATATTATGTTTCAGCGGCAATAAGAAGAGATGCATCTTCAAGATTTGGAGCAAATAATAAATGGGGTAATTTTCCATCTGCTTCTGTTGGTTGGAGACTTTCAAAAGAAAAATTCTTGGAAAGTAGTAAAACAATTAACGAACTGAAATTAAGAGCAAGTTATGGTGTTACAGGTAACTTTCAAATACCTAATTACGGTGCAATCGCTTTAGTTGGTAATAGTGATTATGTTACAGGAGACAATAATATTACCAATGGTTTAACACAAATTTCGTCAGGTAATAAAGAATTAAGTTGGGAACGTACCAAAACCGTAGATTTTGGGTTGAATGCAACTTTATTAGATGGTTTATTAACTTTTGAAGCAGATTATTACGACAGCGAAACTTCCGATTTATTATTAAATGTAAACGTACCACGTGTATCTGGTTTTTCTACACAACTTCAAAATATTGGAAAAGTAAGTAACAAAGGTTTTGAGTTTACTGTAGGTCTTAATAAAGACTTTGGTGATTTCAGTTGGAGGTCTTCCGTTAATTTTGCTACCAATAAAAATGAAGTATTGGAATTAGGTCCAGAAGGAGATCCAATATTTGCAGATAGTGGTAGAGGGCAATCTTTTATTACTCAAATAGGTAAACCAATTGGTTCTTATTACGGATATGTTGTAGAAGGTATTTATAACACACAAGCCGAAATAGATGCACATTTAAATTCTGATAGTGGTACTACTCAACCTGGAGATTTTAAGTTTAGAGATTTAGACAATAATGGTAAAATTACGGTAGACGATAGACAGATTATTGGAGATTACCAACCAGATTTTACATACGGTTTTACAACTTCTTTAAAATATAAAAATATCGATTTTGGTTTTGCTTTACAAGGTGTTCAAGGAAACGAAGTTTTAAATACTTTAAGAAATTACACAGCAATTCCACAAGGAGGTGTAAATAATTTGGCAATTAATGCCAATAGATGGGTTTCTGAAAGCAATCCTGGGAACGGAAAAGTGCCAAGAGCTAATTTCGATACAACAGGTAATAATAACGTCATATCTAGTTATTATGTAGAAGATGGTTCTTATCTTAAAATTCAGAATATAACCGTAGGTTATAATTTTGCCAAAGAGCTTACAAAGAAGATGAATTTACAGAGTGTTAGGATTGCTTTATCAGCACAAAATCCATTTATATTTACGAAGTACTCTGGCTATAATCCAGAAGTTAGTAGTAATCCATCAAATCAATTAGGGCAAGGAGAAGATTTTGGAACTTATCCAATATCAAAAACATTTTCTTTGGCTTTAAATGTTAAATTTTAA
- a CDS encoding amidohydrolase family protein gives MNKKEVDIIIKNGQVLTINSRMEIIENGVLIIQNKTIVDLGSEDLLEKYTAEKVIDAQEGIVIPGMVNSHCHLPMIAFRGLGEEGIEDRLMGYFIPLEKEMLSRKLIYDATIHGAIDMAMSGVTTYADMYYHVDEMAKATKKIGLRALLGQTVVGFPVVDASEAYGGLDYAKQILTDFKDEELVSLAIAPHAPYTVSKDKLLAAKEFADQHKLIIHIHVAEFEDEKNQIKENTEKVSVIKYLNNIGFLGENVLLAHCNYVDDEDFKIIESSGAKIAHNPMANAKGATGTARIVEAMQYDIPIGIGTDGLMGSNVVDLFKVMTYTTTIQRIRKMDRTIMTPEKVVRMATLGGANALGMGEKIGSLEKGKLADIVIIETQSMNMIPNYDPYATLVFQANPHNVETTIVNGKIIVENRKLLTHDIRENKKIMDEWFHIIKPFGNSLAKKN, from the coding sequence ATGAATAAAAAAGAGGTCGATATCATTATTAAAAACGGACAAGTATTAACAATAAATTCTAGAATGGAGATTATTGAAAATGGTGTTCTTATTATACAAAATAAAACAATTGTAGATTTAGGTTCTGAGGATTTACTTGAAAAATATACTGCTGAAAAAGTGATAGATGCACAAGAAGGTATTGTAATACCAGGTATGGTAAACAGTCACTGTCATTTGCCAATGATAGCTTTTAGAGGTTTAGGCGAAGAAGGGATTGAAGATCGATTAATGGGATATTTTATACCATTAGAAAAAGAAATGTTGAGCAGAAAACTAATTTACGATGCGACAATTCATGGTGCAATAGATATGGCAATGTCTGGTGTTACTACTTATGCAGATATGTATTACCATGTAGATGAAATGGCAAAAGCAACCAAAAAAATTGGACTTCGTGCTCTTTTAGGGCAAACAGTCGTGGGATTTCCTGTGGTAGACGCTTCTGAAGCTTATGGTGGTTTAGATTATGCCAAACAAATACTTACAGATTTTAAAGATGAAGAATTAGTTTCTTTGGCAATTGCACCTCACGCACCTTATACGGTTTCAAAAGATAAGTTGTTGGCTGCTAAAGAATTTGCAGACCAACATAAATTAATCATTCACATTCACGTAGCAGAATTTGAAGATGAAAAGAATCAAATCAAAGAGAATACAGAAAAAGTATCGGTGATAAAATATTTAAATAATATCGGTTTTTTAGGTGAAAATGTATTGTTGGCACATTGCAATTATGTAGATGATGAAGATTTTAAAATTATTGAATCTAGTGGTGCAAAAATAGCACACAATCCTATGGCAAATGCAAAAGGAGCAACAGGAACCGCTAGAATTGTAGAAGCGATGCAATACGATATTCCTATTGGAATTGGCACTGATGGTCTTATGGGTTCTAATGTGGTAGATTTATTTAAAGTGATGACTTATACAACTACAATTCAGCGTATTCGAAAAATGGATAGAACCATAATGACTCCTGAAAAAGTAGTTAGAATGGCAACACTTGGTGGAGCAAACGCATTAGGAATGGGTGAAAAAATAGGATCGTTGGAAAAAGGCAAATTGGCAGATATTGTTATTATTGAAACTCAATCTATGAACATGATTCCTAACTATGACCCTTACGCTACTTTAGTTTTTCAAGCTAACCCACATAATGTAGAAACTACGATTGTAAACGGAAAAATAATTGTAGAAAACAGAAAATTATTAACTCACGATATCCGTGAAAATAAAAAAATTATGGATGAATGGTTTCATATAATAAAACCCTTTGGAAATAGCTTGGCAAAAAAAAATTAA
- a CDS encoding esterase-like activity of phytase family protein: protein MRNTFLFCLACMLFLSCSSHKEIVLKYVDNYKIGADFNFENSKVGGISGIDFNPKNNTYFLVSDDRSEHNNARFYSVNIKIQNNKIDTVIFLRKSTFIDKNKNHYQKDQIDLESIRFNPNKNLILVGDEGGKQGKTSIKIFDVYGNFFKDFPLKKEYLANIRNNKSFESLSFSKDYQSLFYATEAPLLSDGDVASINEKGHIRIFESNFDNPELQKEYEYWLEKVPQKAAIQPPWKGTGSDNGLSEILYLNDKEFLTLERSGAYRKDGSFKYICKVFLTIIDKKSSKDRYHTIKKELVDFSKLPSGQFNVEGMTLGPIINQKQYILFVSDNNFRDKTPTIIYLFTMSYK from the coding sequence ATGCGTAATACTTTCTTATTTTGTTTAGCATGCATGCTTTTTTTAAGTTGCAGTTCTCATAAAGAAATTGTATTAAAATATGTAGATAATTATAAAATTGGAGCAGATTTTAATTTTGAAAATAGTAAGGTTGGTGGTATTTCTGGTATTGATTTCAATCCTAAAAACAACACTTATTTTTTAGTAAGCGACGATCGGTCAGAACACAATAACGCTAGGTTTTATTCCGTAAATATTAAGATTCAAAACAATAAGATTGATACTGTTATTTTTCTGAGGAAGAGTACTTTTATTGATAAAAATAAAAATCATTATCAAAAAGATCAAATCGATTTAGAAAGCATTCGATTCAACCCCAACAAGAATCTAATATTAGTTGGAGACGAAGGAGGAAAACAAGGTAAAACGTCTATTAAAATTTTTGATGTTTATGGAAATTTTTTCAAAGACTTTCCTTTGAAAAAAGAATATTTAGCAAACATCAGAAATAATAAATCTTTCGAAAGTTTAAGTTTTTCAAAAGATTATCAATCACTTTTTTACGCCACAGAAGCACCTTTGTTAAGTGATGGAGATGTTGCATCAATAAATGAAAAAGGACACATACGTATTTTTGAAAGCAATTTCGACAATCCAGAATTGCAAAAAGAGTATGAATATTGGCTAGAAAAAGTACCACAGAAGGCTGCAATTCAACCTCCTTGGAAAGGTACTGGTAGCGACAATGGTTTGTCTGAAATTTTATATTTAAATGATAAAGAATTTCTAACATTAGAGCGTTCAGGAGCGTATCGAAAAGACGGCTCTTTTAAGTATATATGTAAAGTGTTTTTAACAATAATTGATAAAAAATCTTCAAAAGATAGATATCATACGATAAAGAAAGAGTTAGTAGATTTTTCTAAACTTCCTTCTGGGCAATTTAATGTAGAAGGAATGACATTAGGACCTATCATCAATCAAAAACAATATATACTTTTTGTTTCCGATAATAATTTTAGAGATAAAACACCTACAATTATATACTTATTTACCATGTCTTATAAATAA
- a CDS encoding RagB/SusD family nutrient uptake outer membrane protein — MKYFKQISILLVVFLVSCSDDFIDLAPISEGNAENFYKTPADFESAIVAVYNNLQSNNQYGSSDTRFGGGFYALMEVRADDAKDGQAGSGVGKNVFEIDTYVDNPLSSIIEGSWSSIFKTIFEANVVITRIENITIDASLKNEYLAEARFLRALSYFNAVRLWGDVPVILNEISPQEAKTLTRNSITEVYKVIEDDFKFAADNLPISVTGKEGRATSGAAKAFLGKVYLTEQKWNEAATILQEVVGKYQLLSNVEDVFDITNELNDEIIFSVRFKGGSFKEGHLGFGTPEYTNLLAQYDVVDKRLALLDVVSNSNGSYPKKQFENADGELGRDFIVLRYADVLLMLSEALNEIGYQPNGNAFNYLNDVRNRAGVTPFTSTDLTNQAEFRKAVLNERRLELPLELHRWFDLLRTNNAIQAMAADGKTVEQFQLLYPIPQNEINVYNNPTQFPQNTGY, encoded by the coding sequence ATGAAATATTTTAAACAAATTAGTATTCTTCTAGTTGTATTCTTGGTGTCTTGTAGCGATGATTTTATAGATTTAGCACCAATATCAGAAGGTAATGCAGAAAATTTTTATAAAACACCAGCAGATTTTGAATCTGCAATAGTGGCGGTTTATAACAATTTACAAAGTAATAATCAATATGGTAGTAGCGACACACGTTTTGGTGGAGGTTTTTACGCTCTAATGGAAGTAAGAGCAGATGATGCAAAAGATGGTCAAGCTGGCTCAGGTGTAGGAAAAAATGTTTTTGAAATAGATACTTATGTAGACAATCCGTTAAGCAGTATTATAGAAGGTTCTTGGTCAAGTATATTTAAAACAATTTTTGAAGCAAATGTGGTTATAACTCGTATAGAAAATATAACTATAGATGCAAGTTTAAAAAATGAATACCTAGCAGAAGCACGTTTTTTAAGAGCATTGTCTTACTTTAATGCAGTTAGATTGTGGGGTGATGTACCTGTAATTTTAAATGAAATTTCTCCGCAAGAAGCAAAAACATTAACGAGAAATAGCATTACTGAAGTGTATAAAGTAATTGAAGACGATTTTAAATTTGCAGCAGATAATTTACCAATTTCAGTGACTGGTAAAGAAGGAAGAGCTACTTCTGGTGCAGCAAAAGCTTTTTTAGGAAAAGTATATTTAACAGAACAAAAATGGAATGAAGCAGCTACAATTTTACAAGAAGTAGTTGGTAAATATCAACTATTATCGAATGTAGAAGATGTTTTTGATATAACAAATGAGTTAAATGATGAAATTATTTTTTCTGTTCGTTTTAAAGGCGGTTCTTTTAAAGAAGGTCATTTAGGTTTTGGAACACCAGAATATACAAATTTATTAGCTCAATACGATGTTGTAGACAAAAGGTTAGCTTTATTAGATGTCGTAAGTAATAGCAATGGTTCTTATCCTAAAAAACAATTTGAAAATGCAGATGGCGAATTAGGAAGAGATTTTATTGTTTTACGTTATGCAGATGTTTTACTTATGCTTTCAGAAGCTTTAAACGAAATTGGTTACCAACCAAATGGAAATGCATTTAATTATTTAAATGATGTAAGAAATAGAGCAGGTGTAACACCTTTTACTTCAACAGATTTAACAAATCAAGCCGAATTTAGAAAAGCTGTTTTAAACGAGAGAAGATTAGAACTTCCTTTAGAATTACATCGTTGGTTCGATCTTTTAAGAACAAACAACGCAATACAAGCAATGGCAGCAGATGGCAAAACAGTTGAGCAGTTTCAATTATTATATCCTATTCCTCAAAACGAGATAAATGTATATAATAATCCAACTCAATTTCCACAAAACACTGGGTATTAA
- the rbsK gene encoding ribokinase, translating to MSKIIVVGSSNTDMVIKTNHIPIPGETVLGGNFFMNSGGKGANQAVAIARLGGDVTFITKIGRDVFGKESLKKFKEEGINIDFTVTHKSKPSGIALVTLGDNAENSIVVAPGANNSLKKKNINKAIDEIKKAEIILIQLEIPLKIVKHVIELGRKYGKKVILNPAPGKKLEDVLYRNLFAVTPNETEAEIMTDVKVVDEQSAKKAALVLRSKGVKNVIITLGSKGAYLCSDEFSGIISGYQVIAKDTTAAGDTFNGAFAIGISKGLSIKETIKFANKAASLAVTKLGAQSSIPYLEDLEVHKNYKSEQKTIV from the coding sequence ATGTCAAAAATAATAGTAGTAGGTAGTTCAAATACAGATATGGTTATTAAAACAAACCATATTCCTATACCAGGTGAAACTGTTTTAGGAGGAAATTTTTTTATGAACTCTGGTGGTAAAGGAGCCAACCAAGCAGTTGCAATAGCTAGGCTTGGTGGCGATGTTACCTTTATTACTAAAATAGGTAGAGACGTTTTCGGTAAGGAATCTTTAAAAAAGTTTAAAGAAGAAGGAATTAATATAGATTTTACAGTAACACATAAATCAAAGCCTTCTGGGATTGCATTAGTAACTTTAGGCGACAATGCAGAGAATAGTATTGTAGTCGCTCCTGGTGCAAATAACTCTTTGAAAAAGAAAAATATTAATAAGGCAATAGATGAAATAAAAAAAGCTGAAATTATTTTAATTCAATTAGAAATTCCTTTAAAAATCGTAAAACATGTTATTGAATTGGGTAGAAAGTATGGTAAAAAAGTAATCTTAAACCCTGCACCAGGGAAAAAATTAGAAGATGTTTTGTATCGAAATCTTTTCGCTGTTACACCAAATGAGACAGAAGCAGAGATAATGACGGATGTAAAAGTAGTAGACGAACAAAGTGCCAAAAAAGCAGCCTTAGTTTTAAGAAGTAAAGGAGTCAAAAATGTAATAATTACTTTAGGTAGCAAAGGTGCCTACTTATGTTCAGATGAGTTTTCCGGAATTATATCTGGTTATCAAGTAATAGCAAAAGATACAACAGCAGCAGGCGATACTTTTAACGGTGCCTTTGCTATTGGTATTAGCAAAGGATTGTCAATAAAAGAAACCATAAAATTTGCAAATAAAGCAGCCTCTTTAGCCGTAACAAAACTTGGTGCACAATCATCAATTCCTTATTTAGAGGATTTAGAAGTTCATAAAAATTATAAAAGCGAACAGAAAACAATTGTTTAA
- a CDS encoding TonB-dependent receptor plug domain-containing protein produces the protein MKNKFYFIFSFLLLFSSLLSAQTARTIKGVIQDELGMPLPGASVVVKGTTKGTTTDFDGNFSLKVSEKAKFLTISYVGYEIKEVALKNETEFIIKMVSAASQLDEIVVVGYGSQRKSDVTTSVSSIKGDALSNENTASFSEALTGKLAGVQIRQTSGAPGSNVNIKIRGTSSITAGGNPLYVIDGVPMSNETGSLSSISESRNGFQEQPTNPLASIDMADIASIEVLKDASSAAIYGSRGSNGVVLITTKKGKNRGTTSVL, from the coding sequence ATGAAAAACAAATTTTATTTTATTTTCAGTTTTTTGCTTTTGTTTAGCAGTTTGTTATCTGCGCAAACGGCTAGAACAATAAAAGGTGTCATTCAAGATGAATTAGGGATGCCATTGCCAGGTGCCAGTGTAGTAGTAAAAGGTACAACAAAAGGAACCACAACAGATTTTGATGGTAACTTTAGTTTAAAAGTTTCAGAAAAGGCTAAATTTTTAACAATTTCATATGTTGGTTATGAAATTAAAGAAGTTGCATTAAAAAATGAAACTGAATTTATAATAAAAATGGTTTCAGCAGCATCTCAATTAGATGAAATTGTAGTTGTTGGTTACGGCTCTCAAAGAAAATCTGATGTAACAACTTCAGTATCTTCAATTAAGGGAGATGCTTTAAGTAACGAAAATACAGCAAGTTTTTCAGAAGCTTTAACAGGTAAGCTAGCAGGTGTGCAAATTAGGCAAACTTCTGGTGCACCAGGTAGTAATGTAAATATTAAAATTAGAGGAACTTCCTCTATAACAGCAGGTGGTAATCCTTTGTATGTAATTGATGGAGTACCAATGTCAAACGAAACAGGTTCCTTGTCTTCAATTTCTGAATCTAGGAACGGTTTTCAAGAGCAGCCAACGAACCCTTTAGCCTCTATAGATATGGCAGATATTGCATCTATTGAAGTATTAAAAGACGCTTCTTCTGCAGCAATTTATGGTTCAAGAGGTTCTAATGGAGTTGTTTTAATTACAACAAAAAAAGGAAAAAACAGGGGCACCACAAGTGTCTTATAG
- a CDS encoding LacI family DNA-binding transcriptional regulator: MNSNKAKTLKDLSKITGFTKSTISRVLNGLGTKYRISEATQVIIKKAAEETNFSFNENARSLRLKKTFTIGLIVPDISNSFFAKIASLIEREARLHNYSIFLCNSDNSTEIEKESLILLQKRKVDGIIISPVGLHYKHLEKSYSNIPLVLIDRYFKETNIPYVTSDDYHGTVEAVKYLINSGHKKIICVQGVNETSLNSNRTSAFKNTIEANGIPLNESMMIGDAFSEENGYLSAKKILKKTKKELPTAILSLSNTITLGVLKALHEDDISIPKDISIISFDEEGYSSLLKTAMTTISQSKTQMGKTAFMMLLEQMESEEKIKQKNILLPTKLIIRDSVKSIH, encoded by the coding sequence ATGAATAGTAACAAGGCAAAAACATTAAAAGATTTATCAAAGATTACAGGTTTTACTAAATCTACAATCTCTAGAGTTCTTAATGGTTTAGGAACAAAATATAGAATTAGTGAAGCTACACAAGTTATTATCAAAAAAGCAGCAGAAGAAACAAATTTTTCATTTAATGAAAACGCAAGAAGTTTAAGGTTAAAAAAAACATTTACAATTGGTTTAATTGTACCTGATATTTCCAATTCTTTTTTTGCTAAAATTGCTTCATTGATAGAGAGGGAAGCTAGATTACATAATTACTCTATTTTTCTTTGTAATAGCGATAACTCAACAGAAATTGAAAAGGAATCCCTAATTTTACTCCAAAAAAGAAAAGTAGATGGAATTATTATTTCACCTGTAGGGCTTCATTATAAACATTTAGAAAAATCCTACAGTAATATTCCTTTGGTATTGATTGACCGGTATTTTAAAGAAACAAACATACCTTACGTTACATCAGATGATTATCATGGCACTGTAGAAGCTGTGAAGTATTTAATTAACTCGGGGCATAAAAAAATTATTTGTGTACAAGGAGTAAACGAAACTTCATTAAATTCAAATAGAACAAGTGCATTTAAAAATACTATAGAAGCCAACGGAATACCATTAAATGAAAGTATGATGATTGGAGATGCTTTTAGTGAAGAAAACGGTTATTTATCTGCGAAAAAAATACTTAAAAAAACTAAAAAAGAACTTCCTACTGCCATTTTATCATTAAGTAATACAATTACTTTAGGAGTTTTGAAGGCTTTACATGAAGATGATATTTCCATTCCAAAAGATATATCGATTATTTCTTTTGACGAAGAAGGGTATTCATCCTTATTAAAAACTGCCATGACTACCATTTCTCAATCTAAAACACAAATGGGTAAAACCGCATTTATGATGCTTTTAGAACAAATGGAATCCGAAGAAAAAATAAAACAAAAAAACATTCTACTCCCAACAAAACTAATCATTAGAGATTCTGTAAAATCTATACATTAG
- a CDS encoding glutamine amidotransferase, whose amino-acid sequence MKILFIGESWFTYSVHQKGFDVFHTSEYVEGGTNFINQLEKQGMQVDYVPAHKIEAEVPDEASDYKKYDAVIISDVGANSFLLGRKTFNQSKIVPNKLQAISNYVEDGGSLLMVGGYMSFTGIDAKARFGQSPLKDCLPVIMPNFDDRVEIPEGIVPVKTEEHEITNSLDKEWPNLLGYNQFSAKENTKTLATVGKDPLLVIGEFGKGRTAAFASDLAPHWAPPEFVDWKDYPKLWKQLIIWLSNRD is encoded by the coding sequence ATGAAAATTTTATTTATTGGTGAATCTTGGTTCACTTATTCTGTACACCAAAAGGGTTTCGATGTATTCCATACTTCCGAATATGTAGAAGGTGGTACAAACTTTATAAACCAATTAGAAAAACAAGGTATGCAGGTAGACTATGTTCCTGCTCATAAAATCGAAGCAGAGGTACCAGATGAAGCTTCAGATTACAAAAAATATGACGCTGTTATTATTAGCGATGTTGGTGCAAATAGTTTTTTACTGGGTAGAAAAACATTCAATCAATCTAAAATTGTACCCAATAAATTACAAGCAATCTCTAATTATGTGGAAGATGGTGGAAGCCTTTTAATGGTTGGTGGTTACATGTCTTTTACAGGAATAGATGCCAAAGCACGTTTCGGGCAATCTCCTTTAAAAGATTGTTTACCAGTAATTATGCCAAATTTTGATGATAGAGTTGAAATTCCTGAAGGAATAGTGCCTGTTAAAACAGAAGAACACGAAATAACAAATTCATTAGACAAAGAATGGCCAAACTTATTAGGTTACAACCAATTTTCTGCAAAAGAAAATACAAAAACATTGGCTACAGTTGGTAAAGATCCATTATTAGTAATTGGTGAATTCGGTAAAGGTCGTACAGCTGCATTTGCATCTGATTTGGCACCACATTGGGCACCACCAGAATTCGTAGATTGGAAAGATTATCCTAAATTATGGAAACAATTAATTATTTGGCTATCTAACCGAGATTAG